TAACTCTGTTTTAACCCAAATCACTGGCTTTAATTTTTCATCAACCCCGCTTCGTTGGTGGGGCCTTTTGTTAATTATTATTTTCTTTTTGATTTTACTATTTCTGGTGGTCTGGTCGCAGGTTGGATTAATTTTGGGCGCTAAACAGCAGACTAGCGGCGCTAGGCCTAATTTTAAAGAAATCATGAAACGAATTGGCCACTATTTCCTGCCTTCTTTTTTGATTAATTTTGCCGCTTTAATTATTGTTTACGTGGTTTTTGCTGTTATTAGAGTTTCTTTGGTTAGCCTCGTTTATTCTAATCATTTAATTTGGCCTGTTCTTTATTTTTTTATTAATTTAATTTTATTTATACCTATTTCTTTAATTGTTTATTTTCTTGCTCGCTTTGCTGTGATTAATTTAGTTCTAACCGACGATCCTTTTATGGCCAGCCTTAAAAAGTCTTGGAAATTTTTATTTAAAAGCTGGTTAACAGTTCTTATTTTGGTTGTTGTTTGGGGTTTAATTGGTTTTGTTTTTGGCTTAATCTTGTTTGTTTTATCATCAACCACAGCTGCTCCGTTTGTTATTTTGGTCGCCCTAACTTCTTTGTTAAAATTTAATATGAGTTTTCCACTGGTTTTAGGCATTATATTATTTTTAATTGGGATTATTTTTGTTTTTTTGGAAGCTTTGTTTTTCTCTTGGCAAAACACGTCTTGGATCCTGTTTTATTTGGGGAAAAAGAGTGAGCAAAAAACTTCCTAAAATCCTTGATTTTGCTATAATATACCTATCTTTTCCATATTTCCACCTACTTATTATTATTACTAATTTATAATATATAAATAGATTATAATACAACAGTGAAAATTTTCTAAGAAGTTTTATGAAATTAACAGTTCTGCAAGAAAACTTAAATAAAATTTTATCTCAACTTAGTCGTTTAACAAGCACAAAGGCGACTTTGCCAATTTTAAATAACGTTTTAATTGAAGCCGAAAAAGGAGTTTTGAAATTAAGCACGACCAATTTAGAAATAGCGATTAGTACTCAAATTAGGGCTAAAGTAGAAAGGGAGGCGAAAATAACCATTCCTTGCCAAATTTTTGCCAACTTTGTTAATTTATTAGATAAGGGTCCGATAGATATCGAGCTTTTAGAAAGCAATGAAGTTAGCTTGAAGTCAAAAAATAGCGTAACTAAAATAAAGGGCACGGTGGCCGAAGAATTTCCAATTATTCCTCAAGTAGATCATAAAAATTTTTTCAAAGTTAACGCCCTAGATTTAAAGCAAGCTCTAGATAAGGTTGCTTTTACCGTTTCGCCAAACGAAACGCGCGCTGAAATTAGTGGTGTTTTATTTTCCTTTAACCCAGAAAACGACATTTTAACCCTAGTCGGCACCGATAGTTATCGTTTAGCAGAGAAAAGTTTTAAGGTTATCGAATCTAATATTAAAGAATCGCACAGCCTAATTGTTCCGGCGCGAACAATTCAAGAATTAAGTCGGATCGTCGAAGAAAAAGGAGTAATTGAAATTTATTTTGCCGAAAATCAAGTTTTATTCATCTATGAAGCTACAGAAATAATTTCGCGTATTATAAATGGCGAATATCCCGACTATCGGCAAATTATTCCTCAAACTTTTGCCACTCGCGCCCTAATGGAGAAAGAAGCTCTTTTAAGGGCGGTTAAGGCTGTTAGTCTATTCACTAAAATTGGTTTAAATGACATTAATTTAAAATTCCAGGCTAGCGGCGACAAAACCATTGTTTCTTCTTTAAATAGTCAGGTGGGCGAAAGCCAGATTGACTTAAAGGCAGAAATAAAAGGCGAAGACAATGAGATTATTTTTAATTATCGATATTTATTGGATGGACTTTTAAATATTGGCGGCGATGAAGTGAGTTTAAATATTGTTAATGACAATTCGGCGGCAGTTATAACCTCACCAACCGAAAAGGACTATTTGTATTTGGTTATGCCTATTAAAAAATAATCATTATTAATTTTTTTATTTTGCCGGTGGCTAAAACCATTTTAGGCAAAACAAAGGTCGTCCCATTTTTATTTAATCCTTAAAAAGGATTAAGAGGTAATACTATGAATAAAGCTGAATTAATCGAACAGTTAGCCGGCAAGGTGGGCGCCGACTCCAAGGCCGAAGTCGGTCGTTGGATTGACGCTTTCGTTGATATGGTCATCGGCACCTTAAAGAAAGGCGACGAAGTCGCTATCGCTGGTTTTGGTACTTTTATAGCCAAGACTCGCGCTGCTCGAACTGGTCGAAATCCAAAGACTGGAGAAAGCATTCAGATTAAAGCCACTAAGGTTCCAAAATTCAAGGCTGGAAAGGGCTTTAAAGATGCTTTAAAATAAAAATTAAAGCCAAATCTTCAGTACTGAAAATAAAATCCCTTATTTATTAAAAATAAGGGATTTTATTGTTGGGCGAATAATTTTTTGTTTAAAAATATTTATAGTAAATTGGGAATATGCAAAAAGTAACCCTTCAGGCGCAGACTGTTCGGGGGGGGGTATTTTAGCTCTATTTAGTCCCCAGGTCTGTCGGCAGGCCTGGGGACGTTGAAGCTAAAATAAAACGGGAGTCGGCGACGAGCGCCTTCTCCCGCGTAGTTCCTCCATGGACTTCTTGTTTGTTATCCTCCCTGTCGATCCTTGCGCAACGCCAGGGCCAGCTTCGCGATACACTCAACGGCCTCTTCGCTTAGCGTGCCCGGATTACCGACCTGTTCCAGTTCTTCGCGTAGATCGGCGATGACGAGCTGGCGCACGGCCGGGCCTTCTGTTTCGGCTACGTGCACTTCTGCAGCGCGCGCTGTCTCTCTTCGTGCCTGGACCGACGATGCTCCTCTCTTGCCTCCGCGATTCTTAGTCGAAACGCCGGCAAGATGACCCCGCCCTCCACCATTACTGCGCCATTCTTTCTCTGGTAGGAGGCTTTGGTCAACATCCACCAGTAACGAATCTGTAACGACGCCGAGTGCTGAGGCCATGCGCTGAATGGTCTCTATTGACGGCAGGGTGCCCGACTTCTTGAAGCTGACCCAGGCTGACTGAGGCCGGGCGGCATCGGGAGATATCGCCCTACCTATTACCAGGAGAGTGATCCCTTTTTCTGTCTTGGCCTCTTCGACGTTTCGGAGAAGCGCCTTCTTTGATTTCGCCTCTCCTTCTTGCGGTTTACGGGGCATAGAGCCCTTCCTTTCGATTGATACCCTTCTTGCCTTGGTGGTCTTTGCTCTTGTGTTCGGCCTTGTGTTGGCCGCCTTCACTGTTACTGTTTGTGGGTCAGGCGGATCAGCGGCGGTAGCCGTTGGCTTTGGGTTGGTTGCATCATCTTCTTGGGCTGGCGTAGTCTTTTTGGGGTCGTGCCCATTGTGCATTATAGCGCTCGGACTAATGCCCAAGCGCTGGCAACAGGCGAGAATCTGGTTGCTGGTTAATAGGTTCCAGGCAGTATCTCTGAGCCAGCTGTGCCAGACTTCAATCGGCCTGTCAGTCCTGGGGCTAACGATAAGTCCCATGGCCGCTTCGCCATACATTCGCCGTTCAGCGGCGTCCAAAGCGATGGCTTCTCTCTCTACTCGCGCTGCTTCAAGCCTTCTGGCCACTAGCAGTTTTTGCGCTGTTCCGTCGTGGTTATGATGGCCCGCCGCTTCTATTGGGGCCACACTCATAACACCTCCTTTCTAAACAGACTTAGTCTTCAATGGAATTCCGAGTTATAAATATAATTAACCATTTTTAGCCGACTTTGTCAAGTTAAAATAAAAATACCCCTAAGGGGCATTTTTGGTACTGAGTAGTTCAAGGTAAGAACTGCTATTTTCAGCTTTTATGCCAATCTTCTTTTTTTGCGGTTAATGGTTATGTCTGTTATTTCTATCTGTTTTGGTAATTTTAGTAAATATAAAACTATATTAGCCACATCGTTTGGGTCCATCCACTCCGATGGGTCTTCTATTTTTTTTCTATAGTCTTTTTCGTGCATCTGTGTATTCATACCGCCACAGTGAATATATATCATTCTACTTTTTGTGTTTACTAGCTCTAGGCCGATATTATATGAGCCACCCCTTAGTCCATATTTAGTAGACGTATATGCTAGTTGATCATTAAATCCGGCCTTAAGGTCTGCCGTTGTGCCTATATTCAATATATCTGCTTCGTTTTTTACAATATTATCAAATAGAGAAGATATGAAATAGAGTGGTGCAATCGTGTTTATTTTAAATGCCCTTTCGAATTTAAGATATGTAATTTCGTTTATCTTTTCTCTACCCACAATTGCGGCACAGTTTATTATTGCGCTAAAATCATCATATTTTTCTTTTATTATATTAACGGCATCGTTAATATTTTCTTCTTTAGATAAATCACAGGCGATATTAATAACACCAGATATATTACAAGGCGTTCTGCTTATATTAATTACCTCTACCTCTTTTTTTACACACAAATCGGCGATTGCTTTACCGAGACCATCGCTAGCTCCTAATATGATTATTTTTTTCATATTTTTATTTAAATCAATTTTTAAGATTTTGTCAAGAAGTTTTTATAAAACAATAAAATGCCCCTTAGTGGCATTCTGGTGCGCGTGGGAGGATTCGAACCCCCGACCTTCTCCTTAAGAGGGAGCAGCTCTACCAACTGAGCTACACGCGCGCATTGGTCTTTTAAAATAATTTACCCCGCCTCGATTTATCCGTTCGCTGGCGGACTGAAGACTTATATGCCCTCAAGAGGATTCGAACCTCTAATCTCAGCTTCGAAGGCTGATGTGATATCCATTTCACCATGAGGGCCTAGGTTTTAGCGGTGGTTTACTTTATTTAATAATTAATTCCGGATATAAAGTATGAGCTAAGGCCACCTCACGAGTGATAAGTCCTTGTTTTAAAAGTTGGTTAAGAGATTGTTCAATACTGATCATACCTTCTTGTCCGCCGGTTTGTAGTACTGACTTTAACTGATTAACTTTATTTTCACGAATTAAATTACTAACAGCTGTATTGTTGATTAAAATTTCTCTTGCCGCGATTCGCCCACCGTCTTGTTTGGCCAATAAGTGTTGAGCAATAACGGCTCGTAAAGCCAAGGCTAATTGCAAACGAATTTGCGTTTGTTGGTGTGGCGGGAAGACGTCAATAACACGATCAATAGTCTGGGGGGCGTTTGGTGTGTGAAGGGTGGCGAGGATTAGGTGCCCGGTTTCGGCCAGGGTAAGCGCCAGAGAAATAGTTTCCAGATCTCTCATTTCGCCAACCATAATTACATTTGGATCTTGACGAACGATGCGTTTTAAGCCGTCAGCAAAAGAGAGCATGTCTTTACCGAGTTCGCGCTGCGAAACAATACTTTTGTCTGGTGTAAAAACAAATTCAATTGGATCTTCTAGGGTGATAATATTGCAAATCCTGTTTTGATTAATGTAATTAATCATAGCGGCCATGGTTGTGGATTTACCGCAACCAGTTGGGCCAGTGACAATAATTAAGCCATTGTGCAGTTTGGTTAATTCTTTAGTAATGGGCGGCATATCAATTTCATCCATATCTGGAACGTGCGGCCAAATAATGCGCGCAGCCAGGGCTAGATTGTTTTTCTCCCAATAAAGGTTAATACGGAAACGGGCGCAGTCATCGAGCTTAAAAGATAAGTCTAACTCTTTATTATTAAAAATTTCTATTTTTTGTTTTTTGTCGATAATCGGAGCGACTAAATTAATAATGTCTTGATTGGTCAAGATTGGCCCATTTATTCGCTGCAAAACTCCATCGACACGAAAAACAGGCGGACAATTTGCCAATAAATGAACATCGGACGCTTTTTGATTTACTGCTTGTTGAAAAATTTGCTGAAGACTTAAGTTCATAGCCATTAAATTTATATTTATAAATTTAAACTAAAAATTCGGCCAGAACCGAACTTTAGACTCTTTCAACGTATTCTCCGGTTTCTGTGTTGATTCTTAGCACATCATTTTCTTTAATAAAGAGCGGGGCGTTAACTTTTAATCCGGTTTCTAGTGTTATTTGTTTCATAATATTGGTGGCTGAGTCGCCGCGCACTCCGGGCGGAGCGTCAACAACCTTAAGCTCAACCTTTTTCGGCAATTCAATATTAATCGGATTTTGGTTAAAAAGGACAATTATTACTTCTTGACCATCTTTTAGATATTTTTCTTTGCCGGCCAAAATACTTTTATTTAATCCCAACTGTTCATAGGTTGTCATGTTCATTAAGTAGACATTATGGTCGTCTTGATAGAGATAGTTGGCTTTAGCTCGCTCTACGTCGGCCTCTTTAACCTGATCGCCAGCATTAAAGGTTTTTTCCATGGTGACGCCAGAAATCAGATTTTTTAATTTAGTACGCACAAAAGCACGGCGCTGAGCAGTGCGCGCGTGTTGTGACTCTAAGACGATATATGGTTGGCCCTCTAATTCAATTATTGAACCAACCCTTTTTAATTCATTAATATCCATTGTTTAATTCTATTTTTTTATAAATGGTAAAAGCCCCATAATTCTTGCTCTTTTAATAGCCGTGGCCAATTTTCTTTGGTGTTTGGCACAGGTGCCTCTTTTACGTCGAGGTAAAATTTTGTGATAAGAAGAAAGAAAACGCCTTAAAAGATCAACGTCTTTGTAGTCGATTTGATTAACGTGATTCAAGCAAAAATAACAGTGCTTTTGTTCTTGACTATTATTCATGTTCATATTTTTTATTTAATTAATTTAAAAAGGAATTTCATCCGGACTGATTTCTTCTTCTAGAGAAGATCCTTGATTCGGGGTTGCCTCAACTGGCTCAAAACTTTCTTCTGATTCTGCTTGATTGGCGCTAGCGCCGCTAGCCTTTGGCCCGATCTGTAAGCGTTCGGCAACTATTTCTGTGCGATAATGCTTTACTCCTTGTGGGTCTTGCCAGTTGCGAGTTTGAATACGGCCTTCAATATAAGCTAGGCTGCCCTTGGTTAAAAATTTTTGAGCGATTTCAGCTAAACGGCCCCAGACAACGATATTATGGAATTCGGCTGATTTTTGTTTTTGGCCATTACGATCGGTCCAAAAACGATTGGTCGCCATACCAAAAGAAGCAACATTTTGTCCGCTGGGCGTAGTGCGAATTTCCGGCGCTTTGGTTAAACGGCCGATGATTAAAGCTTTATTAAGATCCATAGAAATAATTTTAATTATTAGATTTCTAATAATTCATCAATTTTATCATCAATACTCTTAAATTCTTGTTTTTCTTCTTTGGGTTCTTCTTTTGGTTCTTCGTCAATGCTTGTCGTTTCTGTGTCGGCAGGTTTTTTGGCGGAAGGTTTTCTTTTGTGGGTTGGCGCGGGCTTTTTATATTCTACAAAATCGGTGATTTGAAAACGCAAAACCTCAGGAGTTAATTTTAATTTTTCTTCGATTTTTTTGATAGTCTCGCCCTCGGCCTCAAAATTAACCAAGACATAAAAACCGCGCTTAATTGTTTTGATTGGATAAGCCAATTTTTTATTATCAAGGTTTTCTTCGCTAATTATTTTTGCTCCTTGTTCTTCAAGGATTTTAGCGACGTTTTTTTGGATTTCCGGCGCGTCGGTTTCGGTAAACGGCGAAGGAATGATGTATAAAATTTCGTATTTTTTCATGCCAAAATTATTAAAAAATTAAGAATACGGTTCGTAAATTTTTTCCATAATTT
This window of the Patescibacteria group bacterium genome carries:
- a CDS encoding single-stranded DNA-binding protein, whose translation is MDLNKALIIGRLTKAPEIRTTPSGQNVASFGMATNRFWTDRNGQKQKSAEFHNIVVWGRLAEIAQKFLTKGSLAYIEGRIQTRNWQDPQGVKHYRTEIVAERLQIGPKASGASANQAESEESFEPVEATPNQGSSLEEEISPDEIPF
- a CDS encoding SDR family NAD(P)-dependent oxidoreductase; the encoded protein is MKKIIILGASDGLGKAIADLCVKKEVEVINISRTPCNISGVINIACDLSKEENINDAVNIIKEKYDDFSAIINCAAIVGREKINEITYLKFERAFKINTIAPLYFISSLFDNIVKNEADILNIGTTADLKAGFNDQLAYTSTKYGLRGGSYNIGLELVNTKSRMIYIHCGGMNTQMHEKDYRKKIEDPSEWMDPNDVANIVLYLLKLPKQIEITDITINRKKRRLA
- a CDS encoding HU family DNA-binding protein — protein: MNKAELIEQLAGKVGADSKAEVGRWIDAFVDMVIGTLKKGDEVAIAGFGTFIAKTRAARTGRNPKTGESIQIKATKVPKFKAGKGFKDALK
- the rpsF gene encoding 30S ribosomal protein S6 codes for the protein MKKYEILYIIPSPFTETDAPEIQKNVAKILEEQGAKIISEENLDNKKLAYPIKTIKRGFYVLVNFEAEGETIKKIEEKLKLTPEVLRFQITDFVEYKKPAPTHKRKPSAKKPADTETTSIDEEPKEEPKEEKQEFKSIDDKIDELLEI
- the efp gene encoding elongation factor P; translation: MDINELKRVGSIIELEGQPYIVLESQHARTAQRRAFVRTKLKNLISGVTMEKTFNAGDQVKEADVERAKANYLYQDDHNVYLMNMTTYEQLGLNKSILAGKEKYLKDGQEVIIVLFNQNPINIELPKKVELKVVDAPPGVRGDSATNIMKQITLETGLKVNAPLFIKENDVLRINTETGEYVERV
- a CDS encoding type IV pilus twitching motility protein PilT, producing MNLSLQQIFQQAVNQKASDVHLLANCPPVFRVDGVLQRINGPILTNQDIINLVAPIIDKKQKIEIFNNKELDLSFKLDDCARFRINLYWEKNNLALAARIIWPHVPDMDEIDMPPITKELTKLHNGLIIVTGPTGCGKSTTMAAMINYINQNRICNIITLEDPIEFVFTPDKSIVSQRELGKDMLSFADGLKRIVRQDPNVIMVGEMRDLETISLALTLAETGHLILATLHTPNAPQTIDRVIDVFPPHQQTQIRLQLALALRAVIAQHLLAKQDGGRIAAREILINNTAVSNLIRENKVNQLKSVLQTGGQEGMISIEQSLNQLLKQGLITREVALAHTLYPELIIK
- the dnaN gene encoding DNA polymerase III subunit beta, with the protein product MKLTVLQENLNKILSQLSRLTSTKATLPILNNVLIEAEKGVLKLSTTNLEIAISTQIRAKVEREAKITIPCQIFANFVNLLDKGPIDIELLESNEVSLKSKNSVTKIKGTVAEEFPIIPQVDHKNFFKVNALDLKQALDKVAFTVSPNETRAEISGVLFSFNPENDILTLVGTDSYRLAEKSFKVIESNIKESHSLIVPARTIQELSRIVEEKGVIEIYFAENQVLFIYEATEIISRIINGEYPDYRQIIPQTFATRALMEKEALLRAVKAVSLFTKIGLNDINLKFQASGDKTIVSSLNSQVGESQIDLKAEIKGEDNEIIFNYRYLLDGLLNIGGDEVSLNIVNDNSAAVITSPTEKDYLYLVMPIKK
- the rpsR gene encoding 30S ribosomal protein S18, with product MNMNNSQEQKHCYFCLNHVNQIDYKDVDLLRRFLSSYHKILPRRKRGTCAKHQRKLATAIKRARIMGLLPFIKK